Proteins encoded within one genomic window of Polaribacter sp. NJDZ03:
- a CDS encoding formimidoylglutamase, whose amino-acid sequence MNQDFLTPVKESIVKSLEEQSNLCLGKTFRIHTQEDGLPDLENVQIAILGVQEDRNSENNFGCGEDLHFIRKKLYNLFPGNWNTQIADLGNVLKGNSVTDTYYAVSEIITELLKKNIIPVIIGGGQDLTYVNYRAYDSLEQTVNIAAVDSRFDLGHLDDPLTSQSYLSKIIMQEPNNLFNYSNVGYQTYFNSQDEIQLLDNLFFDAYRLGNAKELKNIEPVFRNADIVSIDLGSVRQSEAPANNNASPNGFYGEEICAIARYAGLSDKVTSFGIYEYNSKLDNNHQTAHLIAQMIWYFIEGVNFRVKDYPFSGKENYQKFTVLLDDDDPLTFYKSNKSGRWWIEIKILSDNKYKRHALIPCTYNDYTEATKQNIPEKWYKAMRKLV is encoded by the coding sequence ATGAACCAAGACTTTTTAACACCTGTAAAAGAATCGATTGTAAAATCTTTAGAAGAGCAATCTAATTTGTGCTTAGGTAAAACCTTTAGAATACATACTCAAGAAGATGGTTTGCCTGATTTAGAGAATGTACAAATTGCAATTTTAGGGGTTCAAGAAGATAGAAACTCAGAAAATAATTTTGGTTGTGGAGAAGATTTGCATTTTATCCGAAAAAAATTATACAATTTGTTTCCTGGCAATTGGAACACTCAAATAGCAGATTTAGGAAATGTTTTAAAAGGAAACTCAGTTACAGATACTTATTATGCAGTTTCAGAAATTATTACGGAATTACTTAAGAAAAATATAATTCCTGTAATTATTGGTGGGGGGCAAGATCTTACTTATGTAAATTACAGAGCTTATGATTCTTTAGAACAAACGGTTAATATTGCTGCTGTAGATAGTCGTTTCGATTTAGGTCATTTAGATGATCCGTTAACTTCTCAATCTTATTTGAGTAAAATAATTATGCAAGAACCTAATAACTTGTTTAATTATAGTAATGTAGGTTATCAGACATATTTTAATTCGCAAGATGAAATACAGTTGTTAGATAACTTATTTTTTGATGCTTATAGATTAGGAAATGCAAAAGAATTAAAAAATATTGAACCTGTTTTTAGAAATGCTGATATTGTTTCTATAGATTTGGGTTCTGTAAGACAAAGTGAAGCACCAGCAAACAATAATGCTTCTCCTAATGGGTTTTATGGAGAAGAAATTTGTGCTATTGCTAGGTATGCAGGTCTAAGTGATAAGGTTACATCATTTGGTATTTATGAGTATAATTCTAAGTTAGATAACAACCATCAGACAGCACATTTAATTGCTCAGATGATTTGGTATTTTATTGAGGGTGTTAACTTTAGAGTAAAAGATTACCCTTTTTCTGGTAAAGAAAATTATCAGAAATTTACCGTTTTATTAGATGATGATGACCCATTAACATTTTATAAAAGTAATAAATCTGGAAGATGGTGGATAGAGATAAAAATTTTATCAGATAATAAATACAAAAGACATGCGTTAATACCATGTACATATAATGATTATACTGAAGCCACTAAGCAAAATATTCCTGAAAAATGGTATAAAGCGATGCGGAAATTGGTGTAA
- the topA gene encoding type I DNA topoisomerase, with protein sequence MAKNLVIVESPAKAKTIEKFLGKDFQVESSYGHIADLPSKELGIDVEGDFSPKYIISDDKKPVVKKLKALAKKADIVWLASDEDREGEAIAWHLKEQLGLKDENTKRIVFHEITKNAILKAVDNPRDIDYNMVNAQQARRVLDRLVGYELSPVLWRKVKGGLSAGRVQSVAVRLIVEKERSIHEFNAETHYKVVAEFSNVEGKTFKATIPKNFDTKKTAENFLKSCANADFSIAELTKKPAKKSPAAPFTTSTLQQEASRKLGFPVAKTMQVAQRLYEAGLITYMRTDSLNLSVDARNAAEEEITNYYGAEYSKQRVFKTKSKGAQEAHEAIRPTNMKMHAIDTEYDQTRLYDLIWKRTLASQMSDAQLERTNFKIENSENSKIFTANGEMIKFDGFLKVYLEGKDDDEEEQAGMLPNLKVGEALEYSFINATQRFTSPPYRFTEASLVKQLEELGIGRPSTYAPTISTVQRRGYVEKGEDEGVERNYEQMILVDGAVKSEALTEKTGSNKNKLIPTDIGNIVNDFLVANFSNVLDFGFTAKVESSFDDISEGNEDWIEMIKGFYSKFHVTVEDVKENAERESGERILGKHPETGKTVLVRLGKFGPIAQIGAPEDEEKVFASLNKDQNLGTITMEEALELFLLPKTLGGYEDEEVIVSNGRFGPYIRFGTMFVSLDKGENPMEVDLPRAIELIVAKQKADAPIYHYEDLPVQKGVGRFGPFLKWNNIFINVNKKYDFDNLTDDDIVELIEVKKQKEIDKVIHNWEDVEIRVEKARWGRFNVIKGKIKIELPKTTEIEKLSKEEAVKMIEAKTPKKKVAKKKAVKKKVVKKKVAKKK encoded by the coding sequence ATGGCAAAGAATTTAGTAATTGTAGAGTCACCAGCAAAGGCAAAAACCATCGAGAAATTTCTTGGAAAAGATTTTCAAGTAGAATCTAGTTATGGGCATATTGCAGACTTACCATCCAAAGAATTGGGTATTGATGTAGAAGGAGATTTTAGTCCGAAATATATTATTTCTGATGATAAAAAGCCAGTTGTTAAAAAACTAAAAGCTTTAGCAAAGAAAGCAGATATTGTATGGTTAGCAAGTGATGAGGATCGAGAGGGTGAGGCAATTGCTTGGCATTTAAAAGAACAATTAGGTTTAAAGGATGAGAATACAAAACGTATTGTTTTTCATGAAATAACAAAAAATGCCATTTTAAAAGCAGTCGATAATCCAAGAGATATAGACTATAATATGGTAAATGCACAACAAGCACGTAGAGTTTTAGACAGACTTGTTGGGTATGAGTTATCGCCAGTTTTATGGCGTAAAGTTAAAGGAGGTTTGTCTGCAGGTAGAGTACAATCTGTAGCGGTTCGTTTAATTGTAGAAAAAGAAAGAAGCATTCATGAGTTTAATGCGGAAACACATTATAAGGTAGTTGCAGAATTTTCTAATGTTGAAGGTAAAACTTTTAAAGCAACGATTCCAAAGAATTTTGATACTAAAAAAACAGCAGAAAATTTCTTAAAATCGTGTGCAAATGCAGATTTTTCGATCGCAGAGTTAACAAAGAAACCTGCAAAGAAATCTCCAGCAGCACCTTTTACAACGTCTACGTTGCAACAAGAAGCATCTAGAAAATTAGGTTTTCCTGTTGCAAAGACCATGCAAGTTGCACAACGTTTGTATGAAGCCGGTTTAATTACCTATATGAGAACAGATAGTTTAAATTTATCTGTTGATGCAAGAAATGCTGCCGAAGAAGAAATTACTAATTATTACGGAGCAGAATATAGTAAACAACGTGTTTTTAAAACGAAGTCTAAAGGTGCACAAGAGGCGCATGAGGCTATTCGTCCTACCAACATGAAGATGCATGCTATAGATACAGAATATGACCAAACGAGATTGTATGATTTAATTTGGAAAAGAACATTGGCTTCTCAAATGAGTGATGCTCAGTTAGAAAGAACCAATTTTAAGATAGAAAATTCTGAAAATTCAAAAATATTCACTGCAAATGGTGAAATGATAAAGTTTGATGGTTTCTTAAAAGTATACTTAGAAGGAAAAGATGATGATGAAGAAGAACAAGCAGGAATGCTTCCGAATTTAAAAGTTGGTGAAGCATTAGAGTATTCTTTTATAAACGCAACACAGCGTTTTACGAGTCCGCCTTACAGATTTACAGAGGCTTCTTTGGTAAAACAATTAGAAGAGTTAGGTATTGGTAGACCATCTACATACGCGCCAACAATTTCTACAGTACAGAGAAGAGGTTATGTAGAGAAAGGAGAAGATGAAGGTGTAGAAAGAAATTACGAACAAATGATTTTAGTTGATGGAGCTGTAAAAAGTGAAGCATTGACTGAAAAAACGGGTTCTAATAAAAATAAATTAATTCCTACCGATATTGGTAATATTGTGAACGACTTTTTAGTTGCTAACTTTTCTAATGTTTTAGATTTTGGATTTACAGCTAAAGTTGAATCTTCTTTTGATGATATCTCTGAAGGAAATGAAGATTGGATAGAAATGATTAAAGGTTTCTATAGCAAGTTTCACGTTACTGTAGAAGATGTAAAGGAAAATGCAGAAAGAGAAAGTGGAGAACGTATTTTAGGAAAGCATCCAGAAACTGGTAAAACAGTTTTAGTTCGTTTAGGTAAATTTGGACCAATTGCACAAATTGGAGCGCCAGAAGACGAAGAAAAAGTGTTTGCTAGCTTAAATAAAGATCAGAATTTAGGAACCATCACTATGGAAGAAGCTTTAGAGTTATTCTTGCTTCCAAAAACATTGGGTGGTTATGAAGATGAAGAGGTTATTGTTTCTAACGGTCGTTTTGGTCCTTATATTCGTTTCGGAACCATGTTTGTTTCTTTAGATAAAGGAGAAAACCCAATGGAAGTAGATTTGCCAAGAGCAATCGAATTAATTGTTGCAAAACAAAAAGCAGATGCACCAATTTACCATTATGAAGATTTACCTGTGCAAAAGGGAGTTGGGCGTTTCGGGCCTTTCTTAAAATGGAATAATATATTTATCAACGTTAATAAAAAATACGATTTTGATAACCTTACAGATGATGATATTGTTGAGTTAATAGAGGTAAAGAAACAAAAAGAGATCGATAAGGTAATACATAATTGGGAAGATGTAGAAATTCGTGTAGAAAAAGCACGTTGGGGACGTTTTAATGTGATAAAAGGTAAGATTAAGATTGAATTACCTAAAACTACAGAAATAGAAAAATTATCTAAAGAGGAAGCTGTTAAGATGATTGAAGCTAAAACTCCAAAGAAAAAAGTAGCGAAGAAAAAAGCTGTTAAGAAAAAGGTAGTAAAGAAGAAAGTAGCTAAAAAGAAATAA
- the miaB gene encoding tRNA (N6-isopentenyl adenosine(37)-C2)-methylthiotransferase MiaB, producing MEHVEKIIDEKIQGKALVTENKKNNTKKLFIESYGCQMNMNDSEIVAAILDKEGYNTTQILEEADLVLVNTCSIREKAETTVRKRLQKYNAVKQVNKNMKVGVLGCMAERLKEKFLEEEKIVDLVVGPDAYKDLPNLLEEVNAGRDAVNVILSKEETYGDISPVRLNSNGVTAFVSITRGCDNMCTFCVVPFTRGRERSRDPKSILEEIQSMVDRNFKEITLLGQNVDSFLWYGGGLKKDFSKASEMAQATAVNFAQLLDMCATEFPKTRFRFATSNPQDISLDVIHAIAKHKNICKYLHLPVQSGSNNMLKAMNRQHTREEYIELIDNIFKIVPEMSLSQDMIVGFCGETEEDHQDTLDLMKYVKYDFGFMFTYSERPGTLAAKKMVDDVPFATKKRRLQEIIDLQQEHALYRTQQHLGKTEEFLIEGTSKKNPNEWKGRNTQNTVAVFDKGDYKLGDFVMVKVEDCTSATLKGTVIGYSDNN from the coding sequence ATGGAACACGTAGAAAAAATCATAGACGAGAAAATACAAGGGAAAGCCCTTGTTACCGAAAATAAAAAAAACAACACTAAAAAATTATTCATAGAAAGCTACGGCTGTCAAATGAATATGAATGATAGTGAAATTGTAGCTGCTATTTTAGATAAAGAAGGCTACAATACAACTCAAATTCTTGAAGAAGCAGATTTAGTTTTAGTAAACACCTGCTCTATTAGAGAAAAAGCAGAAACTACTGTTCGTAAAAGATTACAGAAATATAATGCTGTAAAACAAGTAAACAAAAACATGAAAGTAGGTGTTTTAGGTTGTATGGCCGAACGCTTAAAAGAAAAGTTTTTAGAAGAAGAAAAAATTGTAGACTTAGTTGTTGGTCCAGATGCTTATAAAGATTTACCTAATTTACTAGAAGAAGTAAATGCTGGTAGAGATGCCGTAAATGTAATTTTATCTAAAGAAGAAACCTACGGTGATATTTCTCCTGTTCGTTTAAATTCTAACGGTGTTACTGCATTTGTATCTATAACTAGAGGCTGTGACAACATGTGTACTTTCTGTGTGGTTCCTTTTACAAGAGGAAGAGAAAGAAGCCGTGACCCGAAGAGTATTCTTGAAGAAATTCAATCTATGGTAGATAGAAACTTTAAAGAAATTACACTTTTAGGTCAGAATGTAGATAGTTTCTTATGGTATGGTGGAGGCTTAAAGAAAGACTTTAGCAAAGCATCTGAAATGGCACAAGCAACTGCTGTAAATTTTGCGCAATTATTAGATATGTGTGCTACAGAATTTCCAAAAACACGTTTTCGTTTTGCAACTTCTAATCCGCAGGATATTAGTTTAGATGTAATTCACGCAATAGCAAAACACAAAAATATTTGTAAATATTTACATTTACCTGTACAAAGCGGTAGTAATAACATGCTAAAAGCAATGAACAGACAACATACTCGTGAAGAATATATCGAGTTAATTGATAATATTTTTAAGATTGTTCCGGAAATGTCTTTAAGTCAAGATATGATTGTTGGTTTTTGTGGAGAAACAGAAGAAGATCATCAAGATACTTTAGATTTAATGAAATATGTAAAATACGATTTCGGTTTTATGTTTACCTATTCTGAAAGACCCGGAACTTTAGCCGCTAAGAAAATGGTAGATGATGTACCTTTTGCTACAAAAAAACGTCGTTTACAAGAAATAATCGATTTACAACAAGAACACGCTTTATACAGAACGCAACAACATTTAGGGAAGACAGAAGAATTTTTAATTGAAGGTACTTCTAAGAAAAACCCAAATGAATGGAAAGGTAGAAACACCCAAAATACCGTAGCTGTTTTTGATAAAGGAGATTATAAATTAGGCGATTTTGTAATGGTAAAAGTAGAAGATTGTACTTCTGCCACCTTAAAAGGAACCGTTATTGGCTATTCTGATAATAATTAA